From the genome of Vibrio porteresiae DSM 19223, one region includes:
- a CDS encoding copper chaperone PCu(A)C — translation MHRLLCGLLMLLVSVFSGAATAQSVDVEVGQAEIFLPQNGASATGSKMTIYNHTDQPLVITKVQGKLFKHIMLHETVFEGGQRVMQPIAQITVKPHQQLALTPNTAHIMLMGLLRPLKQGELVPLTLVTNQGAVNVIARVVPMHLH, via the coding sequence GTGCATCGGTTACTGTGTGGTTTACTGATGTTGCTGGTCAGTGTTTTTTCTGGCGCGGCGACAGCGCAAAGTGTCGATGTTGAAGTTGGGCAAGCGGAGATTTTTTTGCCACAAAATGGCGCTTCGGCGACTGGCTCCAAAATGACGATTTACAATCACACCGACCAGCCACTAGTGATTACTAAGGTTCAGGGAAAATTGTTTAAACACATTATGTTGCATGAGACTGTGTTTGAAGGTGGGCAACGTGTCATGCAGCCGATTGCGCAAATTACCGTCAAGCCTCATCAGCAACTCGCCTTAACACCCAATACGGCGCATATCATGTTGATGGGCTTATTGCGACCGCTGAAACAGGGCGAATTGGTTCCGCTCACCTTAGTGACCAATCAAGGGGCAGTGAATGTGATCGCCCGTGTTGTCCCTATGCATCTTCATTGA
- a CDS encoding FMN-binding protein has translation MKKTHLLVAALLPSTLLLTGCFDKASQSNQAVDASSTIVKGAAAKKSETQLVLKDDKRTLLEVADLDQIHDSASKIIATHLEPMLVDFTQHTVTNSVSAISQYQQALQQDKVTTIELSSTDNPAGLTNKPSQQIIYRVHNSDVVILPIEGQGYLSYLKGFVALHLATGQFAKVRFYQQGETPALGGHIMTDRVWLQQFVGKLALKDSQPALKIVQPARVENNSSENKSTDTSTANPNQLDEYTIDGITGATNTSQRVEHIINYWLGDEGYGPILKQLNTTQS, from the coding sequence ATGAAAAAAACACATCTTCTTGTCGCCGCTCTTTTACCCAGCACACTGTTGTTGACGGGGTGTTTTGACAAAGCCAGTCAGTCTAACCAAGCGGTCGATGCGTCTAGCACTATCGTTAAGGGAGCTGCGGCGAAAAAGTCGGAGACTCAATTGGTGCTAAAGGATGACAAGCGAACCCTGTTGGAAGTGGCCGATTTAGACCAAATTCATGACAGCGCGAGCAAAATCATCGCCACGCACCTTGAACCTATGCTGGTGGATTTCACGCAACATACTGTGACTAATTCAGTCAGCGCTATCAGTCAATATCAGCAAGCGTTACAACAAGATAAAGTCACCACGATTGAGCTGAGCTCAACCGACAATCCCGCTGGACTCACTAACAAGCCAAGTCAGCAGATCATTTATCGAGTCCATAATAGCGATGTGGTCATCTTGCCGATTGAAGGACAAGGGTATCTTTCGTATCTCAAAGGCTTTGTCGCGTTGCATTTGGCTACGGGACAATTTGCTAAGGTTCGTTTCTATCAGCAAGGGGAAACCCCCGCGCTCGGTGGGCACATCATGACGGATAGGGTTTGGCTCCAACAGTTTGTGGGCAAATTGGCGCTAAAAGATTCTCAACCTGCGTTAAAGATTGTTCAGCCTGCTAGAGTGGAAAACAACAGTTCAGAAAACAAAAGCACCGACACTTCTACCGCAAACCCAAATCAGTTAGATGAGTACACGATTGATGGTATTACAGGTGCAACCAACACCAGTCAACGTGTCGAGCACATCATTAATTATTGGTTAGGTGATGAGGGATACGGTCCGATTCTTAAGCAGCTTAATACCACACAATCCTAA
- a CDS encoding non-oxidative hydroxyarylic acid decarboxylases subunit D, with translation MICPRCGEDHIEVLATSPVANVWEVYQCQHCLYTWRSTEPLRRTSREHYPDAFKITQEDIDNAPVVPSIPPLLPEFQNR, from the coding sequence ATGATTTGTCCACGTTGCGGAGAAGACCACATCGAAGTACTTGCCACCTCCCCTGTTGCAAATGTCTGGGAAGTGTATCAATGCCAACATTGTCTCTATACTTGGCGCTCAACTGAACCTTTACGTCGCACTAGCCGTGAACACTACCCTGACGCTTTCAAAATCACTCAAGAAGATATTGATAACGCGCCAGTCGTACCAAGTATTCCGCCACTACTGCCAGAGTTTCAAAACCGCTAA
- a CDS encoding non-oxidative hydroxyarylic acid decarboxylases subunit C, producing MAYDDLRSFLHALNEHGQLLPITEQVKAEPDIAAAANATGRIGEGAPALMFNNIEGFNNAQVAMNTIGSWQNHAISLGLAPNTPVKEQIAELIRRWDKYPIAPERRANPPWAENTLEGEDVNLFDVLPLFRLNDGDGGFYLDKACTISRDPSDPDNFGKQNVGIYRMEVKGKRKLALQPIPMHDIAIHLNKAEERGEDLPIAISLGNEPMITLMGATPLRYDQSEYEMAGALREKPYPIATAPLTGFDVPWGSEVILEGVIEGRVREIEGPFGEFTGHYSGGRNMTVVRIDKISYRTNPIFESLYLGMPWTEIDYLIGPVTCVPLYQQLKAEFPEVQAVNAMYTHGLLAIISTKKRFGGFARAVGMRAMTTPHGLGYVKMVIMVDEDVDPFDLQQVMWAMSSKVNPAGDLVQLPNMSVLELDPGSSPAGITDKLIIDATTPVAPDNRGHYSQPVKDLPETKAWVSKLTEMIAKQKQERK from the coding sequence ATGGCATATGATGATTTACGCAGTTTTCTGCACGCCTTAAACGAGCACGGACAACTGCTGCCTATCACCGAACAAGTTAAAGCTGAACCGGATATCGCCGCGGCAGCAAATGCGACGGGGCGTATTGGTGAAGGCGCTCCAGCATTGATGTTCAATAACATCGAAGGTTTCAACAATGCCCAAGTAGCTATGAACACCATTGGCTCTTGGCAAAACCACGCGATTTCTCTGGGCTTGGCACCCAACACACCAGTGAAAGAGCAGATTGCCGAATTGATTCGCCGTTGGGACAAATACCCTATTGCTCCAGAACGTCGTGCCAATCCACCATGGGCAGAAAATACCCTTGAAGGTGAAGACGTTAACCTATTTGACGTATTGCCACTGTTCCGCCTCAATGACGGTGACGGCGGTTTCTATTTGGATAAAGCTTGTACCATCTCTCGCGACCCATCCGATCCTGACAACTTTGGTAAACAAAACGTCGGCATCTACCGTATGGAAGTGAAAGGCAAACGCAAGTTGGCGCTGCAACCCATTCCAATGCACGACATTGCGATTCACCTCAACAAAGCGGAAGAGCGTGGTGAAGATTTACCCATCGCTATCTCACTAGGTAACGAACCTATGATTACCTTGATGGGGGCGACGCCTCTAAGATATGACCAATCTGAATATGAGATGGCTGGCGCGCTACGTGAAAAACCTTATCCGATCGCTACAGCGCCTCTCACTGGTTTTGATGTGCCATGGGGATCTGAAGTGATTCTTGAAGGGGTGATTGAAGGTCGCGTGCGTGAAATCGAAGGTCCATTTGGCGAGTTTACTGGGCACTACTCTGGTGGTCGTAACATGACCGTAGTGCGCATCGACAAAATCTCTTACCGCACTAATCCAATTTTCGAATCGCTCTATTTAGGTATGCCGTGGACGGAAATTGACTACTTGATTGGTCCGGTCACTTGTGTGCCTCTATACCAACAGCTCAAAGCAGAATTCCCTGAAGTACAAGCGGTTAACGCTATGTACACTCACGGCCTGCTAGCAATCATTTCAACCAAAAAACGCTTTGGCGGCTTTGCTCGTGCAGTCGGCATGCGCGCGATGACGACACCACACGGTTTAGGTTACGTGAAAATGGTCATCATGGTGGATGAAGATGTCGACCCATTCGATTTGCAACAGGTGATGTGGGCAATGTCATCCAAAGTGAACCCTGCTGGCGACTTAGTTCAGCTGCCTAATATGTCGGTTCTTGAACTTGATCCTGGTTCATCACCTGCAGGTATCACAGATAAATTGATCATTGATGCCACCACACCGGTTGCTCCAGATAACCGCGGCCATTACAGCCAGCCAGTGAAAGATTTGCCAGAAACCAAAGCTTGGGTCAGCAAACTGACTGAGATGATCGCCAAACAAAAACAGGAGAGAAAATAA
- a CDS encoding non-oxidative hydroxyarylic acid decarboxylases subunit B, whose amino-acid sequence MKLVVGMTGATGAPLGVALLEALAAIPEVETHLVMSRWAKTTIELETPYTAKDVAALADVTYSSADQAAAISSGSFRTDGMIIIPCSMKTLAGIRAGYADGLVGRAADVIIKENRKLVLVPRETPLSTIHLENMLALAQKGVTMIPPMPAWYNHPETIDDIKNHIVARVLDQFNLDFPKAKRWQGLSDGNNLD is encoded by the coding sequence ATGAAACTAGTTGTTGGAATGACCGGCGCGACTGGAGCGCCACTAGGGGTCGCTTTACTAGAAGCCCTAGCCGCTATCCCAGAAGTTGAAACCCATTTAGTGATGTCACGTTGGGCGAAAACCACCATTGAACTAGAGACTCCGTACACGGCGAAAGATGTCGCCGCCCTCGCAGATGTGACTTATAGCTCGGCTGACCAAGCCGCTGCCATCTCTTCAGGGTCGTTTCGCACCGATGGGATGATCATCATCCCCTGCAGCATGAAGACCTTAGCGGGAATTCGCGCCGGATACGCCGATGGATTAGTAGGACGAGCAGCTGATGTGATCATCAAGGAAAATCGCAAATTAGTCCTTGTCCCTCGTGAAACCCCTTTGAGTACCATCCACCTCGAAAACATGCTCGCTTTAGCCCAAAAGGGCGTCACCATGATTCCTCCCATGCCAGCTTGGTATAACCATCCCGAAACCATCGACGACATCAAAAACCATATTGTTGCCCGCGTGCTGGACCAATTTAACTTGGATTTCCCCAAAGCCAAACGCTGGCAAGGTCTATCCGACGGCAATAATTTAGATTAA
- a CDS encoding MarR family winged helix-turn-helix transcriptional regulator, with product MYSKLDHVAFHLLRKLMQEHTAAWQSEMPNLTKPQHSVMRAIADQPGIEQVELMGASVTTKATLAEMLGRMEKRGLIYREQGETDKRRRFVYLTEEGQAQLEASTSLANKVDDVFLQRIEPEDRDAFIRILKTMIYGPKED from the coding sequence ATGTATTCCAAATTAGATCATGTTGCATTTCACTTGTTGCGTAAGCTAATGCAAGAGCATACTGCCGCATGGCAAAGCGAAATGCCCAATTTGACTAAACCTCAGCACTCCGTAATGCGCGCTATCGCCGATCAACCAGGCATCGAGCAAGTGGAGTTAATGGGGGCCTCGGTCACCACCAAAGCCACCTTGGCTGAAATGCTAGGTCGTATGGAAAAACGTGGGTTGATCTATCGCGAGCAAGGAGAGACGGACAAACGTCGTCGTTTTGTGTATCTCACCGAAGAGGGGCAAGCTCAGCTTGAAGCATCCACTTCATTAGCGAATAAAGTGGATGATGTATTTTTGCAGCGCATTGAGCCAGAGGATCGCGACGCGTTTATTCGTATCCTCAAAACCATGATTTATGGCCCGAAAGAGGACTAG
- the lpdD gene encoding prenylated flavin chaperone LpdD translates to MSHQAMIELSGERAGFSVCFQGIKVGSDLVTIVSGGDKAHIGATALAQPRPSLKNSEKISASTSVLCVMGHKEDMLAHHLAQTLASHLNCVVSVSCGIHMDNADAQQIKSIQSLVTELLDQFILKLKLH, encoded by the coding sequence ATGTCGCATCAAGCCATGATTGAATTGTCAGGGGAACGAGCAGGTTTTTCTGTTTGCTTTCAAGGTATTAAAGTGGGAAGCGATCTGGTGACGATTGTATCCGGTGGCGATAAAGCTCACATCGGAGCGACAGCATTGGCGCAACCGAGACCCAGTTTGAAAAACTCAGAGAAGATCAGTGCATCGACCTCCGTTCTCTGTGTGATGGGCCATAAAGAAGACATGTTAGCGCACCATTTGGCACAAACACTCGCGTCGCATCTCAACTGTGTGGTGAGTGTGAGCTGCGGCATCCACATGGATAATGCAGATGCGCAGCAAATCAAAAGCATTCAGTCCCTAGTAACAGAACTACTTGATCAATTTATCCTTAAACTGAAACTGCACTAG
- a CDS encoding helix-turn-helix transcriptional regulator — MEEIVGTCTNWIARDILRFFDEKGIAVEPILHHSGIVRCELERPEGRLTQDQYAKLLKSLTRYTSQYYDYLMVKQQQSEYLQFLYSQSPDLLGLCLNSPDVEHCLQHFFAHRSLIENTNQIEIECYPQAWHLNVVSSGCNESNTLAAISYFILIYELLHNYTPVPKVTIYLPLSSTAYQSKLATAFDNQCVYHAGTTQIVIDQSTLITQHPYWNATLYALQLERVARLNTSLDEQTSWRQNVIEQIERQLGNQSSTPETHLLHQVCFELKVSRWTLNLRLKEEQTSFTELVKKVRVDKACELLTQTNLSLLDISDQLGFSSQAVFSRFFKTALNRTPLAYRNGHQG, encoded by the coding sequence ATGGAGGAGATCGTGGGTACCTGTACCAATTGGATTGCGAGAGACATTCTGCGTTTTTTCGACGAGAAAGGGATAGCTGTTGAACCGATTCTCCATCACTCAGGAATTGTGCGCTGCGAGCTGGAACGCCCTGAAGGTCGCCTGACACAAGACCAATATGCCAAATTGCTCAAGTCCTTAACCCGCTATACTTCTCAGTACTATGATTACTTGATGGTCAAGCAGCAACAGTCTGAATATCTTCAATTTCTCTACAGTCAATCACCAGATTTGCTCGGATTATGTCTCAATAGCCCTGATGTTGAGCACTGCCTGCAGCACTTTTTCGCCCATCGTAGTCTGATTGAAAATACCAACCAAATTGAGATCGAATGTTACCCACAAGCGTGGCATTTAAACGTGGTGAGCAGCGGCTGTAACGAGAGCAACACTCTTGCCGCCATCAGTTACTTTATTCTGATCTATGAATTGCTGCACAACTACACACCCGTACCTAAAGTGACCATTTACTTGCCATTGAGCAGCACCGCTTATCAATCGAAACTGGCTACCGCGTTTGACAACCAATGCGTTTATCATGCCGGAACGACCCAAATAGTCATCGACCAAAGCACACTTATCACCCAACATCCCTACTGGAATGCCACGCTTTATGCGCTGCAGTTGGAACGTGTAGCACGGCTTAATACGTCGTTAGATGAACAAACCTCTTGGCGACAAAATGTGATTGAGCAGATTGAAAGACAGTTGGGTAATCAGAGCTCAACACCGGAGACCCATTTACTTCACCAAGTCTGTTTTGAATTGAAAGTCAGCCGCTGGACGCTGAATTTGCGTTTAAAAGAGGAGCAGACCAGCTTTACAGAGCTAGTCAAAAAGGTGCGTGTTGATAAAGCCTGTGAACTACTGACGCAAACCAATTTGTCCCTTTTAGATATTAGCGATCAACTCGGCTTTTCTTCTCAAGCGGTCTTTTCGCGCTTTTTTAAAACCGCGCTCAACCGCACTCCGCTTGCCTACCGTAATGGACACCAAGGGTAA
- a CDS encoding leucine-rich repeat-containing protein kinase family protein, translated as MHTLEQLRSGALQGIRRLKLCCGLTEFPREIFSLADTLEILDLTGNELTTLPEDLDQLTKLKVIFCSQNQFTQLPAVLGRCPSLSMVGFKANQIVDVPADALPVNLRWLILTDNCIASLPKSIGDCAHLQKLMLAGNQLTSLPDALASCQRLELIRVAANKLTCLPEWLLALPRLTWLAYAGNPFSAPLEQQALALNMAEIDWQQLDIGELLGEGASGLIYRANWMHSDTSYPVAVKLFKGAMTSDGLPLCEMASTMKAGQHRALTQTLGRIHHHPEGSDGLVMKLIPAKFDNLAGPPSLESCTRDVYQADVHFSAAALFKLAISIADGAHHLHQQGVMHGDLYAHNILVTPSGEALLSDYGAASFFDVADVTIASKLQRLEVRAFGYLLQELSERCAELSTEGLLEINALIASCLQPEMMARPNLAQIGEQLKELSYR; from the coding sequence ATGCATACACTTGAACAACTGCGCTCTGGGGCGTTACAAGGGATTCGTCGGTTAAAGCTTTGCTGTGGGTTGACGGAGTTCCCTCGCGAGATTTTTTCGTTAGCGGATACGTTGGAAATTCTTGATCTTACGGGTAATGAGCTCACTACGCTTCCTGAGGATCTGGACCAACTCACAAAGCTTAAAGTCATTTTCTGTTCGCAAAATCAATTCACTCAGTTACCTGCCGTGTTAGGTCGTTGCCCCTCATTAAGTATGGTAGGGTTTAAAGCCAACCAGATTGTTGATGTACCCGCTGACGCTTTGCCGGTTAACCTGCGCTGGCTTATTTTGACCGATAACTGTATTGCATCACTTCCAAAGAGCATTGGCGATTGCGCACACTTGCAAAAACTGATGTTGGCAGGAAATCAGCTCACATCTTTGCCAGACGCATTAGCCTCTTGCCAGCGTTTAGAATTAATTCGCGTAGCGGCAAACAAACTGACGTGTTTACCTGAGTGGTTACTGGCTTTACCTAGGTTGACTTGGCTTGCTTATGCGGGCAATCCTTTTTCTGCGCCACTTGAGCAACAAGCGCTGGCGCTGAACATGGCTGAGATTGATTGGCAGCAGCTAGACATTGGCGAATTACTGGGTGAGGGCGCTTCCGGATTAATTTATCGTGCCAACTGGATGCACTCTGACACTTCTTATCCTGTTGCGGTGAAGCTATTTAAAGGGGCGATGACCAGTGATGGGTTGCCGCTGTGTGAAATGGCATCGACGATGAAAGCAGGGCAGCATCGAGCGCTTACCCAGACGTTAGGACGCATTCACCACCATCCCGAAGGTAGTGATGGCTTAGTGATGAAGTTGATTCCTGCAAAATTCGATAACCTAGCGGGTCCACCAAGTCTTGAATCTTGTACGCGTGATGTTTATCAAGCAGATGTGCATTTTTCTGCGGCGGCGCTATTTAAACTGGCAATAAGTATTGCTGATGGGGCGCATCATCTTCATCAGCAAGGTGTGATGCATGGTGACCTATATGCGCACAATATTTTGGTGACCCCTAGCGGTGAGGCTTTGCTTAGCGATTATGGTGCTGCGTCATTTTTCGATGTTGCCGATGTAACAATAGCGTCTAAATTACAACGACTGGAAGTACGAGCGTTTGGCTATTTATTGCAAGAGCTGAGCGAACGTTGTGCAGAGTTATCTACTGAGGGGCTTTTAGAAATCAATGCGTTAATTGCCTCCTGCTTGCAACCAGAGATGATGGCAAGACCCAATTTGGCACAGATTGGCGAGCAGTTAAAAGAGCTTAGTTACCGCTAA